The proteins below come from a single Falco peregrinus isolate bFalPer1 chromosome Z, bFalPer1.pri, whole genome shotgun sequence genomic window:
- the EMC4 gene encoding ER membrane protein complex subunit 4 produces MAAAAAVRGRRFKWSLELAAAPGGRPRGAAEGRGPLGFAERQLGEGGVHESDKILMEKRCWDVALAPLKQIPMNLFIMYMAGNTISIFPAMMVCMMGWRPLQALMSLSATLKALESSSRRALQGLVFLVGNGLGLALALYKCQAMGLLPTRPSDWLAFVAPPQRMEFTGGGLIL; encoded by the exons atggcggcggcggcggcggttcGGGGCCGGCGGTTCAAGTGGTCGCTGGAgctggcggcggcgccgggggggcg GCCCCGCGGAGCCGCCGAGGGCCGCGGGCCGCTGGGGTTCGCCGAGCGGCAGCTGGGGGAGGGCGGCGTCCACGAGAGCGACAAAATCCTCATGGAGAAG CGTTGCTGGGACGTGGCACTGGCGCCGCTGAAGCAGATCCCCATGAACTTGTTCATCATGTACATGGCCGGCAACACCATCTCCATCTTCCCTGCAATGATGGTGTGCATGATGGGCTGGCGGCCGCTGCAGGCCCTCATGTCCCTCTCTGCCA cactgaaGGCCCTGGAAAGCTCAAGCCGGCGGGCCCTCCAGGGGCTGGTGTTCCTGGTGGGCaacgggctggggctggccctggccctCTACAAGTGCCAGGCCAtggggctgctgcccacccGCCCTTCCGACTGGTTGGCCTTCGTCGCCCCACCACAG CGGATGGAGTTCACTGGGGGGGGCCTGATCCTGTGA